The nucleotide window tatgcATATGTTCattatttgtaaatatgtattaataaaatctatttattcatagctgtttttataaaaatgtacattttcattatataaaaagtacaacaatgttgttgttttactgGTACTGGTAAATTAATTGTTGGTCGTACCAAGTATTACGAAAgagcatttatatttatgcaacaTCTATATTTTCtgtaaaatattgttttgtaattttttaataaactgtGCATGTtcatatgtatttatattatgCATATGTTCATTgtttgtatatgtgtatatgaataacatttaaatattcattaaaataataataaaatatacaaatattcattctataaaaattacaaacaattttgttgttttatactGGTAAATTAATTGTTGGTTCTACTAAATATTACTTAAGTACAATTTAAACAATGAACAAATATATGACAAACCTGTGTATGTCGACGTCTTTGTGATTAGTTGCATTTTCTTCAGAATATTGATAGAAAGCAACTTCTAGCACTGCAAGATTGAGGCATACAGAATAAAAATCTGGATGGTTGGTAATACAACCAATGTTATGAATGctcatcttttttgaaattgtaCTTTCATCATAGCAACATTTCTTTTCCTCCTTTTTGGCTGGAATACCACAATTTCCACATTTACACCTATGAcagatttaaaatagaaataatgcaattatTTTGCTAATTACACATACACAATACTATATGTATATTGAAACCAGTCTTAATTTTGACATATTCAGTTTCATAAATATACTTACTTGATACATTATTAATACTAACATACCGTCAAATAGAGAACTAGTGTCTAGTTAATAATGTAGCTCTAGTCTACAAGAGAAATTAGaacaaattagatctagagtagtctagagtctctataaatctaatctagatgaaatagattctagaatatatatatatatatatatatgtagatctacattctatctaatctagatcataCTTTCATACTATGGGCATGGGGGATTCATTACAATTTAGTCTTCTATTAGAAATAATTAGAATCTATCATCATCATGGAATCTAATCTATAAGAGTCTaatctaatactagatctatagtgtctatatagtatttatataagtatttttataagTGTCCAATCCAATCTCTGTCTCTAACGGactctatatatagatactaactagattagatctagattcttattcatgtctttataaactttataatgATACTTGATCTCTACGCTGAGTGTAAGTCGTCGGAGTCGTAACTCATTAACTAAAACAAACTGTTACAAACTCATGAAACTTATTGTCATTGTGATAATTCATCAATGATTGTGACAATTTATTACCATGAATTATCGGCAAATTCattctgatctagatctacatttaggtTATCGTCActgttatttaaaattgtttgacaGCTATCATCTGAATTACTGTCATCACTGGAATGATCAGGTAGACGTAGTGGATCAAACTGATATGGGTTCATTTCACCCTCTGAAAACGAACTCGCCATTTTTCCTCTATTTCCATACTAAAACGTCACTTCCGCTTTCGGCCATGACATAGCCATTTCAAATCTCGttaatttttttacactttcaaatgactttttctagtataaatatgtatttcttttaactcAAATTTTTAGGAACTATATTTGATACCATCTACTATCATAATCAATAGTTATCTCAATTTCGataaaaacctcttcagttggtctttaagttttctttccgtcttttgcgcctgtctacaataatggcttttctttgagtctcaaatgtttgttccGCAGCTTTCGTGAGAGCACTTCAACTGTCTcgctcagaggccatctgctgccagagaatgctgccaggtactttcctctatgccagcgagggcgaaatggcgcctaaTTGGATCTTTATAGTGcttacgggggggggggcacctctCTAACTCCGTCCTCctctaagctcgccaaagaagatcgccttagGCATGCGAGaaaagtgttattgacagcataaaaagtAATAAAGACTTATCACGattatttgtaaatgtttttcttagagggggcgCTTGCAgatttttgaaaagaaaaaatacgaaaagggggcggtaggccagaaaaggttgaagaccactgctctaaatgcacgttgatttttttttttttttttttttttggaggtggggggtgttgttgtttttctctctcAAGCTGTAACCAATGAACCGCAATTGTTTAATTACAAAACACACTTTGGCTGCATGAAAGCTAATCACTGGTCGTCGCCATGTTGCTTGTATATGATACTCTGTGAATAATTTTATTAGTCATTAAGACAATAATAatgcaattattattatagcttttatatagcgctaccttcatgcttatagcgcttttggtccaatctcatttgtggaccagtgtgggggagggggtatctaggagttggttttccgtgctgcctttaggcgctcagtaaacacaactctgcccgagtcgggtgtcgaacctcgagcccccttctaggtagccaagccaagccaagttcaagcgcacttggcctctcgaccacaatTACGATGTAATGATCCTTCATTAGAACTGAACAAGAAAATGTCATTAGACTGGTAATATTACAAATTACAATACTCAAAAACCAATAATGTCTACAGCCACATGATTTGACCTAATGTCGAAGTCACACATTAGTAGGTCCAAGTCCAGAAACAGAATTTAAgttacatacacacatatacacaaatacaaacacacatgcaTTTCAAAGACGGTTCTATATAAGGTTAGTTTGGAAAGCTAAATCAGAAAGTCACTTTGTGGAGTCTCTACTGAAATGTCTTTATCTTAATTAATCTGACCACACAGTGTACATCTAGCTTTCAAGTCAAGAATTATTGAGTGAATTCACTTCAACAAGATGATGTGGTTTCTAGTCATTTGCTTGTCATTAACACAGGTaagtaatagatagatatatagatcgatagatagatagatagatagacagacagacagatagacagtcagacagacagacagacagacagacagacagatagatagatagatagatagatagatagatagatagatagatagatagatagatagatagatagatagatagatagacagacagacagacagacaaatagatagatagatagataaaaaggtggcaagataaaataaccaatgaagaagatagatagataaggtGTGCTGGTGTATGGAAACTCAACTTGAAGCTCTTTAAAGTGGACACTAACAATTAGGGGAAAGTGTCACTGGATAGAGTCACATgaagagcgagcataaaggaagaaTCCTGGAttacaccagaagtagaaagaaggttgaaagTGCAAGAACGCCTGGTGATTACCGATGCCAAACCATTGACCGTGGcttgtatcaaggattggcctctttagtagAGATGGGAATACAACCCAACCAGAATTAAACAAACCgtactcgaacctcacttacgaGCGAATCGAATTAAACCCGAACCTTAAAACTGATCGGTGAAAACCAAACCGAACTGTCCTTACATATACCGAACTGAATCaagattttgaaatatttttgtaaaaaaccaacaatttagatctagttttcaGCGAGagtatttttttacttacttagCAAATTCTCCTTGTGTTTTTAGCTGGCCGTGatttaacattttgtttgtgcATCTTTCCTGCAAGATTGTCAAATCATGTCTTCTTTTGGTATCAACGCAAAGGGTGCCGTATCATTTAATATTGGTGCGTGAATGAAATAGAAGATTTGAAAAGTAAGCAGTAAATGTAGGAGTTACCAGGACTAGTGACGAAAAGTTTACCTTTTTTGTGAagcataaaaataatttaatatgttTGAGGCTGCTTCCATAGAGCGCTCTATTGAACAGCACtaggaaattaaaaaacataaacaaaaatgtggcggcatttgtttgtttgagacgcgaagaaaacattgatatataGATAGTAGAggattgatgagaatattttatatagatattagaggattgacgagaatattttatatagatattagagGATTGATTagaatattttatatagatattagaggattgatgagaatattttatatagatattagaggattgatgagaatattttatatagatattagaggattgatgagaatattttatatagatattagaggattgatgagaatattttatatagatattagaggattgatgagaatattttatatagatattagaggattgatgagaatattttatatagatattagaggattgatgagaatattttatatagatattagaggattgacgagaatattttatatagatattagaggattgatgagaatatttagTGAAATGAAGCCTTGTTTTATTACGGTGAAAGCGTAAGGAGTTACTATCAGTGAAGAAAGAAATGCGTGATGAAAAAAAGAATGCAGTTGAAGCGGCCGCATCTTTTCCCATGACAATTAGAAATCTCAATGTAAAACCCAATGTACAACTAAGAGATAGAGCAGCAGAGTTCAAAATGACAGATCTGAGACCGCTCAACACTTGCTATTTATTCACGGTACGAAAGGCAAGAATCACGTAAGAGATGGCTGCCTTGAGGCACGTGCACGGGGCTACCACTGGGGAGGACTGGTTCAAAGAAGCTTCAGACAACATCGAGAATGTATCTTCTTTGGCAGAAATTAGTGGTAATGACTACTGATACCGTCACAAGCATGACTGAATGGAATAGCGAACTGGCAgcaaaggtttttaaaaaaatcgtcaAGTCAAGCGGAATCTCTGTGGCAAGATGTTGAATCAGAACCATGTGATGGTGTGATTACTGTTAAACATTGtaaatttaataacatttcAAGCGTTGGACCACAAATTTCAAATTAATATCTAAAAGAAATAGAATCCGAATATGAAGGTATTTTATATTACATCGAAGTTAAGCAGAGAAAAGGTTCTAAAACCTATTTTTGATATGAGACATAAAACTGAAATTTTTATGACGGAGAAATGAAAACAAGTGCTTCAACTTAGCGACATCTCGTGGTTGTTTGACTTCTTAAAGTGACATCTAAATAAACTAAAGAACAAACTACAAGTAAAACAAGTTGATTTCGCGTGTAATAGCGGACATAAGCGCCTTTTTATACGAAATAGCAACTCTTGATTTAGCAGCAGGAAGGAGACGAAACTAATGTTACGTCATCGCCTCATAGACGAACATCTAGATTCTGTGTTACTGGATAATGTGATGgcatcaatgttttatctaataaattaaattatacattATTACACGTGTATAGTTTTTGATATGACCTAATCTCATAATATCGAACCGAACCTGAACTTTAACCGTCAttgaaccgaaccgaacccaaactaaaatctgaccgaaccgaacccaaaCTTAAAtttgaccgaaccgaacccaaacttaaatctgaccgaaccgaacccaaacttaaatctgaccgaaccgaacccaaaCTTGTCATCTCTACTCTTTTGTCACGTGAGAAGTTGCACAGAAAAAAGATAatttctcgagacgtaaaatgacacagagatagatagatagatacaaatagatagatagatagatagatagatagatagatagatagataggtagatagatagatagataaatagatagatagatagataaaatagaTATATCTTCTTAATTAAATACATAAGCATTTAATACATACTGTCTTGCTCAGTTGCAACTGCAGTAAACAAATTtaagaactatttttaaaaaatgtttaaactgtTTAATTTTGTTCTAATGTTTTCTGTTTTGTAGATGACATTCGCTGCAGAAAGTAAGTATCTcttattttaaagtgtttttagcggcccccgaaaggggaaaaaacgcttttagttttgtgtgtttttcctgtccgtccgtcccgtttagattttgtaaattagaaaagataAGGAAAATCtcacatcacaatattttagaccatacagatttctgatgcaacggctactttttttcttttctgaaagagaataattaaattttaaaaaccaaGTATGCAACcagtttttttcaaaaaatacaactattcactattaatagtaacaaacgcttgaggctctttagtaagggagatgactatttaccatatttaaaacacatttatgcagacggttatatattttttttatatttttttttaccattgtaCTACGAAGTTAAATAAGTTTCTCATacaaactactacatttacaaaaaagaagtttacttttattttaaaagagaaaaaaaatctatttagtatgcatataagtggaagataatgtaaaacaacatttaataagtagtttttcatattatcacgtgaactgAGTAGATACAATACACACACGGTCAGAATGTTacggaaattttttttccttgaggctttgaataagggATTGAcccattacaaaacaattagaccaaTTAGATTAACATAAGCTGAATGAGTCCTATTTATAGGTCGTTGTTTGAGGCTTAATGAacacaaatatgaaaaaaaaattatcagatAATAAGTTCAAATTAAGGTCGTTcccttttaacaaaaaatacatttataagcgatcacccagataccccgttgaTTTCCTCCTACCCTTTTTCAACTGGACCAGACAAATGATAgcatcatagcgtattgagaaatctaaaagcacGAAATAGctcgaaacaaaaacaaatgatgaaaaaaatatttctaatcacctacatttttttttggtattctagaattacaaatttaataatatgactgatccaaattaattgatacacttaatataagctttttttttaaatattttttttattctgcttgTTTCTCTATTAAGACGATTTCGGGATTCTTGGTTGCTAAAATTccagtttttaaaacaaaattcagtCGTCGAGCGGAAATAGTTCTTTGATTATTCAACAAACTTGTTTCAAAATTAAAGCCCCAACCTGTTTAAATGAGATGCACTATCGAAGATCCCTATTTACagcttatcatcatcatcatcaaactccatttgagtgagggcttgagaggctcaaatcctctcttgcaaaagtcctggacagaaaccctgccgtagtgcataaatgtccccatacaggtcgagaatttttggtttcccagacctgtcgagacggagatcagcaagtctggggcagccaaacagaatatgaggcacggttttcTCTTCCTCCCAGCAatgggggcaccgtgaatcgaaatttggccatagctgtgagaaatatgagccaacaggacaatggtctgtcctgcactgtgctataatagcttgctcaggattggacagcctccaccacggggaagtgcggtcagggcgcctcatgcgctcccagactccacgggctttttgggaattgtcccagcactcaaaccacttttctatttctgtttttttaattatagccagagcatgatgaaaacttacagcctgttcagtgggtggattttgccctccctggtgggccaaggagtctacaagagtgttgccagtcacacctatgtgactcggtacccactgcattattacagagGTGCCATAGCGTTCTTTAatgttgtgtgaagccatgatgacagtgtcgatattgggaGGCCATGGTccgggctttgcaaagccttcagtacagattttgagtcagtgaccacaacaatctgtgttgccctcaaatgtcccatgccgagttgagagtcaaagACTTTTAAGGCTTCTCAGATTGCCGTGGTCTCCGCATcgaaactgcaaacactaccacatggtccaaagattttgactgagtgagagccaagaaagtcgatgtaggctccatagcctgctcttccagaatctatcgatgccgacccatcagtgtatgaaaaatagcactgggcttgaaggtattaatggtctccaatGCCAGattttgaaggtcgttagatgaacgactttgcttagtggcattagagtctactagtttcaaacgtatgtctggggtcgttgggcgacaccaagggggaaggggatgaaaacgttgaatgttttgtcggttggtggagaggccggCTTTTTCACATAGTCatgtggcatgatgcataaaagactgcatctgaatacgtcttctgcatctccaaccatccacttgTTTTCTAGCTGGAAGTTATTTATCCAGACTTTTATACCCCTCAAAGCAGGTCAGTACAGCTTATAGacccctaattattttttttcactctagTAGACCCTTGAAACtcgtcgtagacccctggggtactaataaactaattagggaatcactggtctatatctattaaaattaattgCATGATTGATTCACATTTCAAAATtagcttttctttttgtatattttatttttatttagcaagaGTGATCATTCTTGCAGGCGTATTTatcaggtcatcatggggtccgatcattgtataaaatttaatactaaccATCTACAGTGAATTAGTTGTAAACTTGATGCATAAACGTTTGTATAACCATAGGAAGACAAGCGTTATTATTACCAATCATACAATGACAAACTTTTAACGATATACGCCGAATGTATGTTTTATTAAGGTTTCTTACGTTCACACTCTCACCTCACAGCAAATCAACGAGAAACTCGTAAGTCAAACCACTAACAGAACTAACTAACCTACATGGACTACAATGTTCTCTATAGCTCCTAGGACAACATGTGCCCAACACATTGCGCAGacaaaaatatatgaaacattCTGTAATGAGAACAACTTTCAACAACTCTGCCCAGCAAGTCTGTCATGAATGGTCAGCAAGTCTGTCATGAATGGTCACTCCTTCAGTTCACTAAGATCAGACAGTGTACGCACACCTGTATGTCTGTCATCAATTATGTGTGTGTCTTATGTgaatgtagattttttttatagttataatgtattgtttggtgtaatgttcaaattgaaagacaaatttccttacggacaagaaagattattattattattattattattattattattagtagtagtagtagtagtagtagtagtagtagtagtagtagtagtagtagtagtagtagtagtagtagtagtagtagtagtagtagtagtagtagtagtagtagtagtagtagtagtagtagtagtagtatctatatatatataattctcttcttcgctcaagagtttggacgagaagaagaagtaaaggaaagatctctcttttatttctacgaatagagttatcccacgaactttacgagccttgcgtgtagcgaagtcatatagtatatcataaaaattttatttcctacatagatcacgctcaatagcaaaatgtaacaaatgttaTAAGTtaaacaatggtttaatttaataatttatacacatagaattagcgctggTTCTATGAAAgagtggggcccactgcggtcgcataagtgcggagcccactgcggtcacctaaggccgtatgcgtatgctacgccgccagtcgactagttattattattatcgactagttattattattattattactattaatactgTTACAACACATATTGATAAACTCGCATGTTGTCTTCTGTTTCAGAAAATAATACTATATGTGCTGATATCCCAACTTCACAGGACAACAACACTTCAGTGGGTAAGTCAATCAACCATTGGTCTACTTGTTTCTTGCATAAGCTAAGTTTGATTTAGTGtccaacgtttttttttaatcccctttcagaccttgcgatctatgacgcagttgatgttaaggtcatctgtttctatgaccaacggttaacaagcagggtgtcatgtggccagcacaacgaccaacctctttTACTTTCCCTAATTAAAGtcagaactgggtggactcatgggcaCCCTacaaatcccagttttcaccgagatttgaacccaggaccccaggttcgtaAACTAAGCACCGCGCCCCCAGTGTCCGACGTACTTTAGAATTTTCCAGTCTAGTGAGTTCTGactttgtattgtattttttgAACGCTTACCTCTGTAGAGTATCCATTAAGGGTCTGAAACAAAGATGAGGATATAACTCTCATCCCAGGATTGAAAGATCGGCCCTTAGATGATAATCTCATCACACCGGTTctgaccagtgattcccaaagtggtcaaTATAGTGGTTTACCAAGACTTTCAAGgagtctacgagacaaaaaagtttagGAACCTGTGGTTCAGACTCTTTGAGCCACTCGTGGCTGTAGGCCGAGCTCACAAGAAGCGTAACATGTGAAGTTTGTCAGAAGATGTGTTTCACTTGAGGTTTCCCAGAAGATGTGTTTTACGTGAGTTTCCCAAGAAGATGTGTTTCACTTGAGGTTCCCCAGAAGATGTGTTTCACTTGAGGTTCCCCAGAAAATGTGTTTCACTTGAGGTTCCCCAGAAGATGTGTTTCACTTGAGGTTCCCCAGAAGATGTGTTTCACTTGAGGTTCCCCAGAAGATGTGTTTCACTTGAGGTTCCCCAGAAGATGTGTTTCACTTGAGGTtcctgtgacaagtcaaaaactcgctgtcagagtcactcaaatttatcacagcattaaatattatttttcattatttatttattttattttaattatttccccgtcctaaccccaatttcttcacccgcgccaccttttccgctccaggctagacttagttgaccaccttggagatagccaAGGCGCGTCCTtccatttatctgcccttgatcggggaaaggtagacacacaatctcctttgtcttatccgccggatgtctgactgacggtcgcggttgacgccaccttggtttgaatgcaagctaatccttctccccccccccttctctcacgtctctctttgatctaagagattaccctggtcaacacaccgcgtgatattccaaggtgcggctcccacctcgagtcaaatccacccaagtgtaagataaatcttagcctagggcatttcctgtgtccgcccgcactttccaggcttatataaagtaaaccaactcaagccagaccctttttcattctcattcgagctgagctatcgagtctggactatatttattctttctcctagaggaatacctggtggtaagccgaacttaatcacaagttccatcttaattactctgtgtatatttccattggattttatcatgtgtattttgcttagttcatttatatttaattagtgcattgtgtatttctcactggcgtaagtagaaaacataaacatgtcctatgtatttatcttgtattgcattaatctattaatgctacgttgctcaattgatcgttggtGCAaccatgtatgtatatatttgtacatccattttatttcctttatctcggttgaccgccttgataactttactagcgcactgatactgcgtctagagaagagatatgaattatctcccctgtaaggaattatctcccctgtagtcattttacTCTTATGAGAGTTaccccgcttgaacggacacactctccattcaagcgtgctccattgttctcgatcgacggtcatatgtaaacataccgtcaggatcgctgaccaccgcccaattcatccccccccccctttctttctctatccacctgtgttgtttatttgagattattatttccccttttatgtacatttctatattgctactatctgccatctattctcCAAAttccatttgtcatcatctcccccttgtgctctaaagcaattttaccaatctgacgaatgcacctcagtcgagggcatcggtaagatgtatgagagacatgtcctaacttgtctttatttatccgcagcctccctcaggtgtctgcctatttatctattggattaatcgcctatttattcattggatcaacgatctatttacctgcatctgtgcttagtgctattcagcaccgcACTTGCccactgagatctactcaactctaccacttggcgctatcggcattgcccgcctattcgacagcccacctgtcaagctattaggtgcgacgtccctatggactcaggcctgtgtgagacgtcatagctacgccaaccctctgcaactcactggacatatcctgtcaactacgctgcccacggtagatcagctctgcccgcagtactcttgtgcccacggtagccggccatccgccctactgtgcccactacagatattagattttggggattgagactccacaagaactatatcaccggcgtccctctatccgctagagcgccaactccagctgcagaacctcaagccaggacacagccagctgcgacatcaacaggaacaccagctaagtcagaggacaaagtgacatgctctcttattaaatgcaagagtgatgattaatgctaattttatttagagatagaagcaaaccctcccc belongs to Biomphalaria glabrata chromosome 12, xgBioGlab47.1, whole genome shotgun sequence and includes:
- the LOC129922200 gene encoding P2X purinoceptor 7-like yields the protein MASSFSEGEMNPYQFDPLRLPDHSSDDSNSDDSCQTILNNSDDNLNVDLDQNEFADNSWCKCGNCGIPAKKEEKKCCYDESTISKKMSIHNIGCITNHPDFYSVCLNLAVLEVAFYQYSEENATNHKDVDIHRKYRYVAYRQFARWIFHRLGRKRRVILPACVVKQIRDKFPSELYTGFKYPRL